The genomic segment TACTGCTGGGTTGAAATGCCCACCAGAAATATGACCGACAGCATAAGCCATGGTTAATACGGTAAGACCGAATGCCAGCGCGACGCCAGCAAAGCCAATGCCTAAGCCGGGGAAAGCAGCAGCTAAAACAGCACTACCACAACCACCGAAGACTAGCCAAAAAGTACCAAAGAACTCAGCTGAGAGTTTTCTTAACATGATGAAATTTTCCTTAAAAGAATAAACAGGCATACCAACAATTAATACGCCTATCCTATGAATATAGTCCATTACGACTGACGGGCCAGAGTGTATACCGAGCAGTGGTTTTTATTCAAATGTGCGATATTAGTCACATAAGAAACGTTACTTTTATTACTTAAGGAATTCATGGGTATAATTTATTGATATATAAGTATTTTTAGGTCTTATTAACTATGGGGTGACCATGTGCTGATTATCCGAATACAATATTATGATTTTATACGATTGTTTATATCGCTTTATTTTTTAATTTAGTATTTATTATTGTTCTTGGTTTATGCACTGTAGTATTTCGTGTGAATATATTTAATATGAAGTAGTTATTACTTATCAATGAGTTGTTTTCAGGGAGTGAAAAAAATGCAATGTCCTAAATGTAAAACCGATACGCTACAACCTTCAACTCTGGATAATGTGATTCCGTGCCAAACATGCAAGAGTTGCAGTGGTGATTGGCTGATGCTGGAGGATTATCTAAATCATAAGAAGCAACTGCCAGTATCAGATAAATATTCTGACCATGTTGTTGTTGAGAGTGAAGAGAGTCGTTTAGCATTACTCTGCCCGGTGACTGGAACGCTGATGCTTAAATTTCGAATATCTAAAGATACCGATCACCGCCTGGATTTAAGCCCAAAAGTTAATGGTATCTGGATGGATAAAGGCGAATGGGAGTTGCTGAAAGCGCATGGTCTTGCTGACAAGCTCAATAGTATATTCACCGATGTTTGGCAGCGCCAAATTCGTGAATCAGCGGCCCGAGAGCAATTTGATGCGCTTTATCTAACGCAATTTGGCGAGGAAGACTATCAAAAAATTAAGTCAATACGGGTGTGGTTGCACCAACATTCACAGAAAGACCGATTGAAAGCATTTCTACTGGCTGACGATCCCTGGTCTGCTATCAAATAACATTAAAGGCGCCATTGGCGCCTTTAACATAGCTAACTTTTCGAATTAATGGGATACGCTACCTGAGGCGCCATAACCCGTCTGCGAACGAATAGATTGAGAGTAGAACAGCTCTCTTTCCTGAACTGCATTTGTCGATGTATCTGTGATAGAGAAGAACCAGGTTCCCATGAAGGCAATTATCATGGAGAACAGCGCCGGATACTCATAAGGATAGATGGCTTTTTCATGTCCCAGTATTTGCACCCAGATGGTTGGGCCGAGAATCATCAGTCCTACTGCACTGAGCAATCCTAACCAACCGCCAATCATAGCTCCTCGGGTGGTTAGCTTTTTCCAATACATTGACAGAATAATGATAGGGAAGTTACAGCTTGCCGCGATAGAGAATGCCAGACCAACCATGAAAGCGATGTTTTGCTTTTCAAACAGAATACCCAGCCCAATAGCAACAAATCCTAACACTACTGTAGTTATTTTCGAGACTTTCAACTCGTCGCGTTCAGTCGCCTGACCTTGCTTGATAACATTTGCATAGAGGTCGTGAGAAACAGCTGAAGCACCCGCCAGAGTTAAACCAGCAACTACGGCAAGAATAGTGGCGAACGCAACAGCAGAGATAAATCCAAGGAAGAAACTACCACCAACCGCATCCGCAAGATGAACTGCGGCCATGTTAGTTCCACCAATCAGGGCTCCTGCCGCATCTTTAAACGCTGGATTTCCACCTACCAGGAAGATGGCTCCAAATCCGATAATAAAGGTAAGAATATAGAAATAACCAATAAAGCCAGTGGCATAAAATACGCTCTTACGTGCTTCTTTGGCATCACTCACGGTAAAGAATCGCATAATGATATGCGGTAATCCGGCAGTACCAAACATCAGTGCTAAACCTAATGAGAGCGCGGAGATAGGATCGGAAACTAATCCACCCGGACTCATAATTGCGGCACCTTTCGGACTGGTTTTAATGGCCTGTACGAAGAGCTCATTAAAATTGAAGTTAACAGACTTCATCACCATGATGGCCATAAAGCTGGCTCCGGCAAGCAGCAAGACGGCCTTGATGATTTGCACCCATGTTGTGGCCAACATGCCGCCAAACAATACGTACATCACCATCAGAATACCTACCAGAACGACTGCAACATGGTAGTTCAGACCAAACAGCAATTGAATTAGTTTTCCAGCACCGACCATTTGAGCAATCAGATATAAAGCCACTACTACCAGTGAACCACAGGCTGACAGAGTACGGATCTCTTTTTGTCCCAGGCGATATGATGCAACATCGGCAAAGGTATATTTGCCCAGATTACGCAGACGTTCGGCTATCAGGAATAGAATAATCGGCCAGCCAATTAAGAACCCGATAGAGTAAATCAGGCCATCGTAACCGGAGGTATAGACCAGCGCAGAGATACCAAGAAAAGATGCAGCAGACATAAAATCACCGGCAATAGCTAAGCCGTTTTGTAGTCCGGTTATTTTGCCGCCAGCAGTATAGTAGTCGGAGCGGGAACGCGTCCGTTTGGAGGCCCAGTAAGTAATATATAGCGTTAGTCCAACAAACAGGACAAACATGACTATCGCTTCAATATTTAGCGATTTAGCGGCTGGCGTTTGACTTCGCCACCAATGGCATCAGCAAAAGCTATTGGGGAGGCTGCCAGTAGCGCTAAGGCAGAGAAAAGACGAGTTTTCATTGGTGTGCCTCATTCAGAATTTGCGCATTGAGTTCATCGAACTCTCTGTTCGCCCGATAGACATAGATTCCAGTTAAAATAAATGAGGCAAGGATCAGTCCAATGCCAATTGGAATTCCGCGGGTAATACTGGTCCCTTCTGTGACAGGCGTTCCCAACCACTGTGGTTCAAAAGCGATGAGCAGAATGAAACCAACATACAGGGCTAATGTAATAAACGAGAGCGTCCAGGCAAAGATGTCCCTTTTGCGCACCAGATCTTTGAAGCGCGGGTTATTTTCAATCCGTTGATAAATGTGATCATTCATCAGAGCGTCTCCTGTGAGATAAAGATTGAATATCGCCGCGCAAGGCGGCGTAGGTTATGAGGCTGCTTTCATTAACTCTTTTTCCTGCAATAGTTTCTCAACTACGCCTGGATCGGCCAGGGTAGAGGTATCTCCCAGATTACTGGTATCGCCATCGGCGATTTTCCGTAGAATGCGCCGC from the Limnobaculum zhutongyuii genome contains:
- a CDS encoding TFIIB-type zinc ribbon-containing protein, which gives rise to MQCPKCKTDTLQPSTLDNVIPCQTCKSCSGDWLMLEDYLNHKKQLPVSDKYSDHVVVESEESRLALLCPVTGTLMLKFRISKDTDHRLDLSPKVNGIWMDKGEWELLKAHGLADKLNSIFTDVWQRQIRESAAREQFDALYLTQFGEEDYQKIKSIRVWLHQHSQKDRLKAFLLADDPWSAIK
- a CDS encoding DUF485 domain-containing protein, which gives rise to MNDHIYQRIENNPRFKDLVRKRDIFAWTLSFITLALYVGFILLIAFEPQWLGTPVTEGTSITRGIPIGIGLILASFILTGIYVYRANREFDELNAQILNEAHQ